The Quercus lobata isolate SW786 chromosome 4, ValleyOak3.0 Primary Assembly, whole genome shotgun sequence genome segment TAACTATAGTGCCTCCATTAGTTTTAGGTACTCCATAATTTCGTTGACCCTAGAGTACAAGTGATGTTCACGGATTAACATGGTTCGTACTCAACTACATATGTTTACACAGATGATGCAGTCCAGTAGCCCAATGTTGTGGACTTCATGATCATGTGTTCTACTAGCCCAAATAAATATTGGCATATAGTTGGCATTTTTCTCTTAAAACCCATTTTTGTGTAAATAGGGGCTTGTGGGCCTGTTGGGTGGcccattataaatatataacataaaTTAATTGAGCCGTGAGCCTTAATTCCTTGAGGAAAATATATAGGTCTTAAGCCCAATATGTGATGTGAAATAATTAGGGGTCATGAGTTCAATCCGTAATGTGAAGGAATGACATGGGTCATGGGCCATGAGCCCAAGTCATAAAGCTTAATGAATTATGGGCAATGTTGCATTAAAATCGACGGATGTTTCATTTACACCAGATAACACAGCGCAAGGCTTCTTCATTAAGATCTTTATATCTTGTTAGGCCCCCAATTATGGTAATACCacttttaaggtttttttattattatttttaaaatttttttttttttttagagaagacCACGTTTAAgctaattacaaaataatttcatttaaataattaattagccaTTTGATATATGCATAGCTTCACAAACACAATAACAAATACCAAACAATTACAAGCACCCAAACCTCACAAAGTGTTTACAAAGAGAAAACACACAATAGTTATAAGACTTCTTGGGGCCTATAGCACCAGTCAATCCAGCTAAGTAATGTAGACGTATTCGAGCTCTCCGCTCATGCTATCAATCGATTTCACCAATCCTTTCTCCTTATTAGCTTTTGGTTCCACAAGTTGAGCCGACAACTGCCAGACCAAGCTTCCATTGGCCACTTTAAGGTGTCTTGAAGATTTTGGATAGCTCCATTAATTCCCAACACCAAGCTTCAATAAAAGCACCCAAGGTATCTAAGTGTGTATGGCTTGGGTTTCCTCTCTAAGGATTTGGCAATTGTGTAGGAATAGACTACAACAAGTTTTTTcccaaaaggaaaatgggtagctctctctctcttcaatctGAGAATTGGGTGTTTATGAAATGTGAGATATATTAGAGGGCTAATTTGATGAGTAAAATAGGGAAgtgaaaaactgagttttctcaaattttgatgATCTCCCTCGACTGAGATGTCTACCGAGAGTAAGCAAGACTTTTTGTGAACCATTTTCCAAAATATGCAACTCGCCTGACAACTTCACCTGACAGCTCTAGGTTGgagatttttcaaacaacaaCCCACTTCCAAAAATCAATCTCTTATCACAAATACAAAGCAACTTACAAAATGTACAATTacgtggaatttttttttttttttttttttcatctgaGATATATTACATGAAATTACATAGAAATTTGACACAATGTACGCCAACACTCAAATcgtaacaaaaataattcaaaccaAGTAAATAACCAATACTCGTACTCTGTACAACCAAATAACCACAATGATATACTATTTATAACCTTCATTTCAAATCTAGTTTGTAACTTAAACTTTGGTTCCACATCCACCTGAAAAGCAAAGTGGAAGATTATATTGAAATTCTCTCTGAAGGATCTAGAGCTTGAATTCCCCTTTAGCAACAACTAATTGCTATGTAGAAAAATCCTCTGAAGCAAAGAATATTCtgccaaattgtcaaaaattcTCCTTAGAACCCATTACTACATTGACCCTTCATTAGATTAGAATTACCTTATTTGGAACCACCTCccttagttttagttttatcaTCCTGACCACCATTGCTATTACCACCTTGACCTTGTTTAACATCACCACCAAAATCTATAGTCTTTATCTTGAACCTCTCAAGTTTCAAATCATTCTGCGAAATCTCACGTGAGGATCCAACGCTCGAACTCCTTTGCACGGTTTGAACTTTCATGCGGCCCGATTTGACTTGCGACAACTTTGCACCATGCTTCTTAAACAACTCATCAaactcatcatgaagctcaggAAAACTTTTCTCGAACACTACCTGTTTTCGAACGTAGAGTTGCCTGTAAAATTCTAGTATGGTCAGCAACCTTGGATCAACTGCTTTCCCTACTGCCTTCTTATGAATTGCATAACAATTTTCACACATGTCGCCATCATTTTTGTGAAGCATACTTCTTCTTAGTTGTGATGCATCAATGTCAAGGCCTGAAATTGAAGAAGTGTTTGATGGAATAACCATTTGATCATCGGTTGGATTCTTGTATTCGTGTTTTTCCGGTGCATGAGACTCCGGCTGCAGCGTGTGATCGCGATCAACCTTGGATACATCGTTCTTGTTTAGAAGGTTACCCTTGGAGATGATGTTGTTGATCAGATGgatgagaaaattgaaaaaaaaaaagattgaggTAGCGATGATAATGAATAATAGTTTATAAATTTGGTTTGGTGTTTAGGTTTGgccttatatatatagatgctgaagataaatataaaataaacatacaAGTATATAACAtgtttgaataattaattaacaATTGCCAAATTAACCATGACTTGGTCATTTTCAATTAAGTTAGGCATTATCGACCgactttcttatattttctgGATTATTCCAGCTAGAGCTATAGCTTAATGAATAAAGATGGCCCAATCATAGAGCAGATTTTGGAtaagttgaaaattaaaattggtcAACTTCATAATCTTGTAGCTGTGATAGGACTGTCTTATTATTCGCAATGCTATCATCGTGTCGTAATAGAAATTCCTTTGTTTCTTGAATATTTGGGTCGCTTGCATGTTAAGACAGCATGGTTTATATTTGGATTCTGGTTTACACGTCTCGGCgtttaaaaaacacattaaactAGTACAAGTAATAAACTAAAACATAGTTTTGGATTTGCTTATTGGCATCCAATTCTTGGAAAAATAgccatcaaaattttaaatagataaataaagtTCATAAACATGTTTTGAGGCTTAAATGTGTGAATTTCACATCCTTTTATATTATACATCAATTGGTGCGGGATGTTTTTAGTTTGTAACTTTGTATTCTCACATACACTTATCTTGTTTGTTTATTCACATTAATGACTACAGTTTTTATCTTGACCTGTGAAATCGTTTctcacgaaaaaaaaaaaaaaaacagacctGTGAAATCGATCATACTTTGTTGTGGACAAAGCTCACTTTGGTATTGACCTGTGAAATCGTTTctcacgaaaaaaaaaaaaaaaaaaaaaaaaaaaaaaaaaaaaaaaaaaaaaaaaaacagacctGTGAAATCGATCATACTTTGTTGTGGACAAAGCTCACTTTGGTATCCGAGTTTGAGCAacaattttcatatttgaaatACACTTAAAcacattttcacacacttttctACTTATacgtattttaaaaaattacaaaaaactacaaaaatccTATCTCAAACTATTCTACCAAACACTCCTGTAGTTTCAATAGAAAGAGACAAttgtaagagcattagcattgaggGTATAAATACTCACCGGTTGTTATATATTTTGcattcaaaacttcaaaaatattatggtttcttaaaaaatattagaacCTATAAATAGTTGGTTCTTATATATAGAAACAACTGTTCACttggatgtaaaaaaaaaaaactattattttaattgagaaaggtgaagaaaggaaaagaaatgaaagagacGAGAGAGAAACatgattttttaatatcatttgatgttgtagtttatattattttaatgggttgtatataaaaatagaaatttagaTGTTTAGTgaattgtaaaataagatggtaaaataaatagagtaggttttaaaattgtaaaataaaacaTGAGTCGGGCATTTACAAAAATGGACAGGATTCCATTTTACTTAACTggaaaagatttttattttatttttggaatacttctagctaaaaaagaaaaaaagttactCTAAATAGTAATCCTACATTCCTACCCTAGTTGGAAAAACAGTTCGGAACCAATTCTTTTCGCCCGTATAAATCTCCTTAACCAGACCTAAAATCATTACTTGTACGTATTACTTAATAACAAATTGTCTtcatctggaaaaaaaaaattgtttttaccaagaaaaaaaagtttacggAAATGTATTTggagcaaaaataaataatcctCGTCAAGCTATGGGTCTCACAAACAATGTAGAGGTAAGAAATGATGGTGTGCTTTGGTGATGCCTTATATTGGCACTTGCGTAGAAAATGAATGCACTTCCAAAGTGGTAAGGAAACCTATAGTACTGGCCATCAAATGTGCCTAACCATTTCCTTGGgtcatgaaaatttttattagaccGAATAACTGCGTAACACCACATGACTTTAAGAGGCACCAATCTACAATTACCACAAATAATAATCTCCACAAAAATTTCGAGTAACAACAAAAAGTGTAATACATGGGTAAAATCAATTACATTTTGCATTTTGCTAAAGCGAATTGCCACACTTAATCAACTCAAAATctatcaaatttttataatctaaagggaaaatcGATTGAGTATTACTGATATATGAACAAGAAGATAGCTCCTCACCATTACAATAACCCTTCAGCGTAATTAAACTTTACATGCAAATTAACAATTGGGAGAAAGCTCTAGGAATTTATTATAATGAAAATACAgcttcaaaaaaaatagaataaaataatgatgaaaatacAGGCCTTATCccttgtgttttattttttgtgaaaattccaGGCTAAATATATTCCCCTGGAACAAAGAATATTCTTTCTAATAATtattgagaaacaaaatagaaaaaaaaaaaaaaaaattcacctaaattttttaaggttttgcATACTATATTTACGTTTTTCCACGTCCGTCCAAAGGTTTACTTAGAACCACCGGGATTGGTAGTATCCCCTTGACCACCTTGAACAACAATGCCAATGCCGCTgccgccgccgccaccaccaccaccaccaccgccaccgcTGTCTACGTTTAGAGTACGTATCCTAAACCGGTCAAGCCTCAAATCCGATTCTCCTCCTCTATTAGATGGTGTTCTTGGCGAGCCAACGCTCAAACTCCGTTGCAAGGTTGGAGTTGATCTCCAATTCACTTGAAGATGAGGTATTTGTACTTGAGGCACAACACCACCACATCTCTCAGACAACTCTACAAATTCATCATGAAGTTTCGGAAAGCTTTTCTTGCATAATTCCTTTCTTCGAACATAGAGCTCCCTAGAGAATTTTAACAATGACAACAACCTTGGATCAACTGGTTTCACTGGCTTCGGTTCAAATCCGTAGTAGTTATTATCACCCATATACATATTGTCACCATAATAATCATATTGTTGCCTATACAAACCACTTTCAAATATTGACATATCATCAATTGTGCCGAAAGTTGGTTGATTCCAAGAGCTTGATGGCATGTTGTTTGTAGGATAATTGGTCATTCTCTCATCCGATGGATAACAAGTTGGGTATGTTTCTTGTTCATAAGGTTGCCCCCATGGTGCATGGTTATCCATGAACACtacttttttggtttaaaatacaaaattgagagaaataaagaaaaaccaagattgagaccttttttttttttgttggagaagaaagattgagacttgagagaacTAAAGAATGAGATTGGACTTCGGTGAAAGTATAGCAAAGAGCTCAATAGGTTTGATTTTGATATGTGGCTTTGGTTTCTTTGGTCTGATGAAAAAGTAGTTGATAACATGGGGTATTTATAAGGGTGAGATGTTGGAAAAACTTGTTGGCTAATTCAAAACCAAACTTGAAATTAGATTAAGCCAAGCCATTACGTGGTCATTACTCCAAGCTACGtgtttttgattaaaaaattgcaatttcaTGGACAATATTGGCTAGAGTAACTTCTTCTTATAATGGACGTTATGACAACCCAGTTGAGGCCTCATGAATTCAAGGTTTTCATGATATATGGTGAATTGGTGATAATAGGACTGGTTTGTCACACGGTATTTTAATAAAGCCGTCATGATAGCTTATTTGGAGAAATGGGTCACTTGCAAAGTACGGAAATTTTCTTAAGGAAAATTGCGTTGGCCATTTCGTGTACAATATTAGGTCCACGTCTTAGTGATTACGAAGAAACTTCGTAGAACAAAATTTGGACTAATCCCTTTCTAAGATCAAATTAATTCCGTGTTcctaataataatgatgattcCCAACTTTAAAGTCCAACCCAGGGACCCATATATATCAATGGTACAAAACGAGTACAGTAAGTTggagttaaaacttaaaagttcaaactaaatttcattacttttgcttttcttttttgctgtcAATTTGATCTATCTTTTTCTCAATTTACTCCTTCAATCTCTAGGTTATATTCATTATTCAACACGGTCCTTCTATTAACATCGGCtaatattaatttgttaatactaaTTAATAGTGATGTGACAagcataattaattaaaaaaaaaaaacgtttttatGAAAAAGTACAAGGCGCATGCTTGTTATCAATAAATTCAGTAATATAAGATTAAATATAAAACCTAGTTttgacttctaaaaaaaaaaaaaaacctagttttgACGCAAAGAAAAGATTTAAATCATATGTTTTGAAATTTCACCATCAATCACAAAGTCCTCAATTTTATGAGGGAAAAAGTCCAAAAAGTTGAGCTTGTTAGGTTAAgtatttaatattattagtgAACATGTAGTTTGAACGCCTAGTTTGgacttcaataaaaaaaagaaaaagaaaaaagaactgaACCTAGTTTTGAAACAAAGCATATATTTAAACCATTTGATTTGTAAAATTAAAGTTTAGAAATTTCACAATTAATAAGagattcttcaattttttgagggaaaaaagaaatttcacaattaaagtttagaaatttcacaattaaccaaaaaagaaagaaaaaaaaatgaacttaaagGATATACCTGAAtttgagttatatatatatatcaaaggtATATCTTACGGTAAAAAAAATAGGGTTAGTGAGCACTAGcactaattctcaaaaaaagaaaaaagaaaaaagaaaaaagaaaaaagaaaaaagaaaaagaaaagacctAGCTAGCATCTGGTCCAAGAAAACATCAAATATGACAATATACATAGACAATTATCATAATTGCTTAGCAGCATTCTCTAAGGCATTTTGTCTATAAGACAGCGAATAAGCTTGAAGATCCTTAAGCAATACATTCTTTTATTATAATTTCCAATCCTGAAAAGAAACCAGTTGAGCATAAGTTTTactgaaaggaaaaaaaattaaccatatcaagcatttttttttttttttttttttgaggggaatCAAGCATTTAGTTATAGCATAACTGCATACGGAAATATAtctattatgaatttatgatattATGATCTTTACCGGtattaatatcataattttttttagttcatcaaaaaatttatgatattgATACCGGTAAAGGGTGGATGAAGTATAAAGGCATAAGATAGAAAGTATAATAAGAACGTCATTTCATCAATATTTGTAAAGACTTACctaaaattatgaatatattAACAAATGCTCTACAGACATCCGTTAACTGAACCTCTacattaaatgattaaattggtAAATGACTTAAACACAATGTTATATCCAAACTAAAAATGTTGAAAGACCTAGCGGAGGAAGAAGaatacttctttcttttttatttaatttctttttttctttttttcttttttggaggaaagaagaaaaataaaaatcaagagaGTGATACCAATTAATAAACTCATTTCAATCCACGAAAGCAAAAATTTCAACTATGTAATTCTAAATTAACATTTGGATTAATCAAAGTATCATAACTTTACGGTTTAAAATAT includes the following:
- the LOC115983408 gene encoding uncharacterized protein LOC115983408; the encoded protein is MDNHAPWGQPYEQETYPTCYPSDERMTNYPTNNMPSSSWNQPTFGTIDDMSIFESGLYRQQYDYYGDNMYMGDNNYYGFEPKPVKPVDPRLLSLLKFSRELYVRRKELCKKSFPKLHDEFVELSERCGGVVPQVQIPHLQVNWRSTPTLQRSLSVGSPRTPSNRGGESDLRLDRFRIRTLNVDSGGGGGGGGGGGGSGIGIVVQGGQGDTTNPGGSK